One stretch of Streptomyces sp. R21 DNA includes these proteins:
- a CDS encoding FtsK/SpoIIIE domain-containing protein yields MSENVVQLHKDPQTPAPDATVTTLTVVPDPPAAPVVPLWVRSGRAIRTVVTHEHTKTATRAIARHSLYTFNGGRIVARRTWDGKTGARYERYMRAAEAAGNMELAAEWEERLQRFRQARHHRRMDLLHSPVDVAKGVAVGTGMSIGALVALGVVMAINNKDIADVITPLSAVIDFIGLLIRIVQVVWGPALTIGPFLALLSLWGVGRHQQAAPNWALPANIRSGEGEPITPSIVVKALRDLGVSALRTAIKEMGDAGASMLGPIRIAGCGVEVDVTLPSGVSTIEVQKRRRKLAENLTRHEHELFITIPEAARTVRLWIADSGALDEPIGPSPLVTDETMTADYAKGRAPWGQDLRGDAAGLSLYQRHVLVTGVSNQGKTAALRALALWAALDKRVEFRIADLKGVGDWDMFDGLATVLIQGPTDDHVIQATEMVEEAVAEMNRRIEKRLKDPQAVFDPLVCIVDEAQKAFMCPAIDEDKRPYGGAKATSRYFMGVREIHNQGRVVDVMMWEGTQDPTDQNLPKLVREGAHTRASLALGTESQAVMALGEKAVNGGAAPHLLRQGLDKGTLVVASDGIDIPKGQSSITVRTHFIDDDEAKAITARAKALRDGVTTLHVIERGEERDPLADILAVLGRDERVRTQEVITRLGTLNTDAYGKWSFLDLKRVLGSTGAEPYKSDGVMVIARDRLTRALAHRDGEGSASDSE; encoded by the coding sequence ATGTCCGAGAACGTCGTCCAGCTCCACAAGGACCCCCAGACTCCCGCCCCGGACGCGACCGTGACCACGCTGACCGTGGTCCCCGACCCGCCGGCCGCACCGGTGGTGCCGCTGTGGGTGCGCTCCGGACGCGCCATACGGACCGTGGTCACCCACGAGCACACCAAGACCGCTACACGCGCCATCGCCCGGCACAGCCTCTACACCTTCAACGGGGGCCGGATCGTGGCCCGTCGCACCTGGGACGGCAAGACCGGAGCCCGCTACGAGCGGTACATGCGCGCGGCGGAAGCCGCCGGGAACATGGAACTGGCCGCCGAGTGGGAGGAGCGGTTGCAGCGCTTCCGCCAGGCCCGCCACCACCGCCGCATGGATCTCCTCCATTCCCCGGTGGACGTCGCCAAGGGCGTCGCCGTCGGCACGGGGATGAGCATCGGGGCGCTGGTCGCGCTCGGGGTCGTGATGGCCATCAACAACAAGGACATCGCCGACGTCATCACCCCGCTGAGCGCCGTCATCGACTTCATCGGCCTGCTCATCCGGATCGTGCAGGTCGTATGGGGTCCGGCACTCACGATCGGCCCGTTCCTCGCCCTGCTCAGCCTGTGGGGCGTGGGCCGCCACCAGCAGGCCGCGCCGAACTGGGCGCTGCCCGCGAACATCCGCTCCGGTGAGGGTGAGCCGATCACACCCTCGATCGTGGTCAAGGCCCTGCGGGACCTGGGCGTCTCGGCACTGCGTACCGCCATCAAGGAGATGGGCGACGCGGGCGCGTCGATGCTCGGCCCGATCCGTATCGCCGGATGCGGTGTCGAGGTTGACGTCACCCTGCCGTCCGGGGTGTCGACCATCGAGGTGCAGAAGCGGCGGCGCAAGCTCGCGGAGAACCTGACCCGGCACGAGCACGAGCTGTTCATCACGATCCCCGAGGCGGCCCGCACGGTCCGGCTGTGGATCGCGGACTCGGGTGCGCTGGACGAGCCGATCGGCCCGTCCCCGCTGGTCACCGACGAGACGATGACCGCCGACTACGCCAAGGGCCGCGCCCCGTGGGGGCAGGACCTGCGCGGCGACGCGGCAGGCCTGAGCCTGTATCAGCGCCACGTACTCGTCACCGGCGTGTCCAACCAGGGCAAGACCGCCGCGCTGCGCGCACTCGCGCTCTGGGCCGCGCTGGACAAGCGCGTTGAGTTCCGGATCGCCGACCTGAAGGGCGTGGGCGACTGGGACATGTTCGACGGCCTGGCCACGGTGCTGATCCAAGGGCCGACGGACGACCACGTGATCCAGGCGACCGAGATGGTCGAGGAGGCGGTGGCTGAGATGAACCGCCGGATCGAGAAGCGCCTGAAGGACCCGCAGGCGGTGTTCGATCCGCTGGTCTGCATCGTCGACGAGGCACAGAAGGCGTTCATGTGCCCGGCCATAGACGAGGACAAGCGGCCCTACGGCGGGGCCAAGGCCACCTCCCGCTACTTCATGGGCGTCCGAGAGATCCACAACCAGGGCCGCGTGGTCGACGTGATGATGTGGGAGGGCACCCAGGACCCCACCGACCAGAACCTTCCCAAGCTGGTCCGCGAGGGCGCCCACACCCGCGCCTCGCTCGCCCTGGGCACCGAGTCCCAGGCCGTCATGGCCCTGGGAGAGAAGGCCGTCAACGGCGGTGCCGCCCCGCACCTGCTCCGGCAGGGCCTGGACAAGGGCACCCTGGTGGTCGCCTCCGACGGCATCGACATCCCCAAGGGCCAGTCGTCCATCACCGTGCGCACGCACTTCATCGACGACGACGAGGCCAAGGCCATCACCGCCCGCGCCAAGGCCCTGCGCGACGGGGTCACCACCCTGCACGTCATCGAACGGGGCGAGGAACGCGACCCGCTCGCCGACATCCTCGCCGTGCTGGGCCGCGACGAGCGCGTGCGCACCCAGGAGGTCATCACCCGCCTGGGGACGCTGAACACGGACGCCTACGGCAAGTGGTCCTTCCTCGACCTCAAGCGCGTCCTGGGCAGCACCGGCGCGGAGCCGTACAAGTCCGACGGCGTCATGGTCATCGCCCGCGACCGCCTCACCCGCGCCCTCGCCCACCGCGACGGCGAGGGTTCCGCTTCCGACTCCGAGTGA
- a CDS encoding pRL2-8: protein MAATQTPPGECPQCWQHAHDRRIHRSLRPRQDCPQCVDHMVNGCPYLVPKKASRWW from the coding sequence ATGGCCGCCACCCAGACGCCTCCGGGCGAGTGCCCGCAGTGCTGGCAGCACGCCCACGACCGGCGCATCCACCGCAGCCTCCGCCCCCGGCAGGACTGCCCGCAGTGCGTTGACCACATGGTCAACGGCTGCCCCTACCTCGTGCCCAAGAAGGCGTCCCGCTGGTGGTGA
- a CDS encoding RRQRL motif-containing zinc-binding protein has protein sequence MSAAYGECFDPTGARYGIPTYPWKYAPDDDRFATRRQLRARGLRPGGQPIAAQVMRVSRRSGTVRVAYLYRIDLAKPVRPMTSRKWGALALAMLARRTCPNCRLIYGYCIPKSLGMCVPCAFPDSRAAVDPSATCSFPGRD, from the coding sequence ATGTCCGCCGCGTACGGCGAGTGCTTCGACCCCACCGGCGCCCGCTACGGCATCCCCACCTACCCGTGGAAGTACGCCCCCGACGACGACCGGTTCGCCACCCGTCGACAACTGCGGGCACGTGGTCTGCGTCCGGGCGGTCAGCCGATAGCGGCGCAGGTCATGCGCGTCAGCCGGCGCTCGGGGACCGTACGCGTCGCCTACCTGTACCGCATCGACCTCGCCAAGCCGGTTCGGCCGATGACGTCGCGCAAGTGGGGAGCGCTCGCGCTGGCGATGCTCGCCCGCCGCACCTGCCCCAACTGCCGCCTGATCTACGGCTACTGCATCCCCAAGTCGCTCGGCATGTGCGTGCCCTGCGCCTTTCCCGACAGTCGCGCCGCTGTCGACCCCTCTGCCACCTGCTCGTTTCCCGGAAGGGACTGA
- a CDS encoding DUF2637 domain-containing protein, producing MNRKGRTALVLALVVVVGMAFRVSWNALRDIAGAVGADGTAATLYPFVVDGLMALALVATLVLVDDDRKFALRVLGTYTLASLVLNYIHGLVPELHDGTVDWGHLADWDKANYVLVLLATSLPVGSIYFGSDLVAKVLHHRPAPIPTADANAEESTDTEMIRSTADLPESTPSPITVTPVRMPDPVAVDFLKSALSLKPVPAIAPTSVQPIGSTSPRTVAAGSTRPRRATGRVPDVARSPRPKRTAAQLLDEARTATAGWRDTQITAEGIRREIHTSPANARTLRDTLLAERAQPAVAGP from the coding sequence GTGAACCGTAAGGGCCGTACCGCTCTCGTGCTCGCCCTGGTCGTCGTAGTCGGCATGGCGTTTCGGGTCTCGTGGAACGCGCTGCGGGACATCGCGGGCGCGGTCGGCGCCGACGGCACCGCTGCCACGCTCTATCCGTTCGTGGTCGACGGTCTGATGGCGCTGGCCCTGGTTGCCACGCTGGTGCTGGTCGACGACGACCGGAAGTTCGCGCTGCGGGTGCTGGGCACCTACACGCTCGCCTCACTCGTCCTCAACTACATCCACGGACTCGTGCCCGAACTCCACGACGGCACGGTCGACTGGGGACACCTCGCCGACTGGGACAAAGCCAACTACGTGTTGGTGCTGCTGGCCACGTCGCTGCCGGTCGGGTCGATCTACTTCGGATCCGATCTGGTCGCCAAGGTCCTGCACCACCGCCCTGCCCCGATCCCGACCGCAGACGCGAATGCGGAGGAATCTACCGATACCGAGATGATTCGGTCTACGGCTGACCTGCCGGAATCGACCCCCTCCCCGATCACTGTGACGCCGGTGCGGATGCCCGATCCGGTCGCGGTCGACTTCCTGAAATCGGCCCTCTCGCTCAAGCCCGTACCCGCCATCGCCCCAACCTCCGTTCAGCCGATCGGGTCGACCTCGCCGCGCACGGTCGCGGCCGGATCGACCCGTCCGCGCCGGGCGACCGGGCGGGTGCCCGACGTGGCGCGCTCGCCCCGGCCCAAGCGCACGGCCGCGCAACTGCTCGATGAGGCACGGACCGCGACGGCCGGTTGGCGGGACACGCAGATCACCGCCGAGGGCATTCGCCGTGAGATCCACACGTCCCCGGCGAACGCCCGGACGCTGCGGGACACGCTGCTTGCCGAGCGCGCGCAGCCCGCTGTGGCGGGGCCGTGA
- a CDS encoding DUF6284 family protein, with amino-acid sequence MDHIVTVQEAVTAFADWLEPTAAELDAIEREMPVIAADVELLDAQIITLDRIPSELDARRLRRARRRALAARVAVTNMSALLTAGGA; translated from the coding sequence ATGGACCACATCGTCACTGTTCAGGAAGCTGTTACCGCGTTCGCCGATTGGCTTGAGCCGACGGCCGCTGAGCTGGACGCGATCGAGCGGGAGATGCCCGTCATTGCGGCGGACGTCGAGTTGCTGGACGCGCAGATCATCACCCTGGACCGCATCCCGTCCGAGCTGGACGCGCGCCGGCTGCGCCGCGCCCGCCGCCGGGCGCTGGCCGCCCGCGTCGCCGTGACGAACATGTCCGCCCTGCTCACGGCGGGGGGTGCGTGA
- a CDS encoding GntR family transcriptional regulator yields MEEIKVPKIQRVAAELRAKILEGVYPPGSALPKVRELQESEGVAYQTARDVYRVLEDEGLIISRRGEGTFVSPILGKIHRDGTGRYIKSAREEAGARGAFAAEIARLGMTSSASTVISRQRPPKRVAQILGIHHAAKALVRARVMRADTTVVQVATSYFPGDVAFDTQLEQQDTGDGGSKSRLAELGYQQTRIRESVDVRPPSKEEAESLGVSPDRLVYEITHVGLTESGRAVEVCVHVMPITLWSLSYEWPIDQPAV; encoded by the coding sequence GTGGAAGAGATCAAGGTCCCGAAGATCCAGCGGGTCGCCGCTGAGCTTCGGGCGAAGATCCTGGAAGGGGTGTATCCCCCAGGTTCTGCGCTGCCCAAGGTTCGGGAACTTCAGGAATCCGAAGGCGTCGCCTACCAGACCGCACGCGACGTGTACCGGGTGCTGGAAGACGAGGGCCTGATCATCTCTCGCAGGGGTGAAGGCACGTTCGTCTCTCCGATCCTCGGCAAGATCCACCGGGACGGGACTGGTCGCTACATCAAGTCGGCTCGGGAAGAAGCCGGGGCGCGAGGTGCGTTCGCGGCAGAGATTGCCAGGCTCGGGATGACGTCGAGCGCATCAACCGTCATCAGCCGGCAGCGGCCACCGAAGCGAGTTGCTCAGATCCTGGGCATCCACCACGCGGCTAAGGCACTCGTCAGGGCACGGGTCATGCGCGCTGATACCACCGTCGTTCAGGTGGCGACCTCGTACTTCCCTGGTGACGTGGCGTTCGATACGCAACTTGAGCAGCAGGACACCGGGGACGGCGGAAGCAAGTCTCGTCTTGCTGAGCTTGGGTACCAGCAGACCCGTATCCGGGAGTCCGTAGATGTACGGCCCCCGAGCAAGGAGGAGGCCGAGTCGCTCGGCGTCTCACCCGACAGGCTGGTCTACGAGATCACCCACGTCGGCCTGACCGAGAGCGGCAGGGCCGTGGAGGTCTGCGTCCACGTCATGCCCATCACCCTCTGGTCGCTCAGCTATGAGTGGCCTATTGACCAGCCCGCCGTCTGA
- a CDS encoding UTRA domain-containing protein has protein sequence MSSNNAIVRDATERYRTARREAGESRGAFETEIKRLGGTPRVETVIRRDTAPSHVAELLDIAGTDQTVIRARHMYDGDRLVQLADSYVPVDVAEAASIESPDPGLGGIISRMRDAGYEQTEAIEEITLYAATPVEAEAFGVEVGSNLLQITHTGYTKTGRAVEVTVHRPSPGWVLRYSPPIS, from the coding sequence GTGAGCAGCAACAACGCCATCGTCCGTGACGCTACGGAGCGCTACCGCACGGCGCGTCGCGAGGCAGGCGAAAGCCGTGGCGCTTTCGAGACCGAGATCAAGCGACTCGGGGGGACTCCCCGAGTGGAAACCGTGATCCGTCGCGACACCGCGCCCTCTCACGTCGCCGAACTTCTCGACATCGCGGGCACCGATCAGACCGTGATCCGTGCCAGGCACATGTACGACGGTGACCGCCTGGTCCAGCTTGCCGACTCGTATGTCCCTGTCGATGTGGCAGAGGCGGCAAGCATCGAGAGCCCTGACCCGGGTCTTGGCGGCATCATCAGCCGGATGCGTGACGCGGGGTACGAGCAGACCGAAGCGATCGAGGAGATCACGCTGTACGCGGCGACCCCGGTCGAAGCAGAGGCGTTCGGGGTCGAGGTCGGCAGCAACCTGCTTCAGATCACGCACACCGGTTACACGAAGACCGGTCGTGCCGTCGAGGTCACTGTCCACCGGCCGAGCCCCGGTTGGGTTCTGCGCTACAGCCCGCCCATTAGCTGA
- a CDS encoding septum formation family protein, giving the protein MGLTAPLEAGDCVQAVWSGTPFKSVPNLGVVDCAEDWPDGQVVAVDTATDFADARAEGARRCEKQSEAIASALPDAASYAVVPTKDGFAAANGGTACLVLGQHAAIGGEVGRFRDVGENLWVGQMSIGDCFLYKEEKEGYYAPLTDCAEPHTDQVIGTVQAPGGMSYKKATANANKLCGNKFESAWAPGPERTVYGWSAGKEDWEVGFNKVVCTVSRADNKKTTGKIPVPGA; this is encoded by the coding sequence GTGGGGCTCACCGCGCCACTGGAGGCCGGGGACTGTGTACAGGCGGTGTGGTCGGGGACGCCGTTCAAGTCGGTGCCAAACCTGGGGGTCGTGGACTGCGCCGAGGACTGGCCGGACGGCCAGGTCGTGGCGGTCGACACGGCCACCGACTTCGCCGACGCCCGCGCGGAGGGCGCGCGGCGCTGTGAGAAGCAGAGCGAGGCGATCGCCAGCGCGCTGCCGGACGCGGCCAGCTACGCCGTCGTACCGACGAAGGACGGATTCGCCGCGGCCAATGGCGGTACGGCATGTCTTGTACTCGGGCAGCATGCCGCGATAGGCGGTGAAGTGGGCCGCTTCCGCGACGTTGGCGAGAACCTGTGGGTCGGTCAGATGAGCATCGGCGACTGCTTCCTCTACAAGGAAGAGAAAGAGGGGTACTACGCACCGCTCACCGACTGCGCCGAACCGCACACCGACCAGGTCATCGGGACCGTTCAGGCGCCCGGAGGAATGAGCTACAAGAAGGCCACCGCCAACGCGAACAAGCTGTGCGGCAACAAATTCGAGTCGGCCTGGGCCCCGGGTCCGGAACGGACCGTCTACGGGTGGAGCGCCGGCAAGGAGGACTGGGAAGTCGGCTTCAACAAGGTTGTCTGCACGGTCAGCCGGGCCGACAACAAGAAGACGACCGGAAAGATACCCGTGCCCGGAGCCTGA
- a CDS encoding SRPBCC family protein, with product MSAIKESIDIDRRPEDVYAYAIDPSHLPDWQESAISAHQVGDAPLGVGSRVEVTRRVGRREMPTTMEVTEFDPPRSWTMQGIDGPVRGKMHGTIEPLGDGSRSRLTLDLDFESHGKGKVLVPMVIRPYARKEMPKNEATLKNILERTPA from the coding sequence ATGTCAGCGATCAAGGAAAGCATCGACATAGACCGGCGCCCCGAGGACGTCTACGCCTATGCCATCGACCCCTCCCACCTGCCGGACTGGCAGGAGAGCGCCATCTCCGCGCACCAGGTCGGCGACGCACCGCTCGGCGTGGGTTCACGGGTCGAGGTGACCCGGCGCGTAGGGCGCCGCGAGATGCCGACGACCATGGAGGTCACGGAGTTCGACCCGCCCAGGAGCTGGACCATGCAGGGCATCGACGGCCCTGTCAGGGGAAAGATGCACGGCACGATCGAACCCCTCGGCGACGGCAGCCGCTCACGCCTGACCCTCGACCTCGACTTCGAGTCCCACGGCAAGGGCAAGGTCCTGGTCCCGATGGTCATCCGCCCGTACGCCCGCAAGGAGATGCCGAAGAACGAGGCAACCCTGAAGAACATCCTGGAACGCACCCCTGCGTGA
- a CDS encoding MarR family winged helix-turn-helix transcriptional regulator, producing the protein MSMQQGKPRPPATPAQALTAMDHLIATGMIGQQVVAQQLNLSVTDLTCFGYILEAGDTLLTAGDLAQRAHVTTGAVTGIVNRLERAGYVSRRPDPTDRRRVRIAAQPPAVARVRSLYEPFYARLNGLLAEYSADEVAVLNDFFSRAGTLMATYVGGCPDPDPDPDPAATVPPTA; encoded by the coding sequence ATGTCGATGCAGCAGGGCAAGCCGCGTCCGCCCGCGACACCGGCTCAGGCGCTCACGGCGATGGACCACCTGATCGCGACGGGCATGATCGGCCAGCAGGTGGTGGCCCAGCAGCTGAACCTGAGCGTCACCGACCTCACGTGCTTCGGGTACATCCTGGAGGCGGGCGACACTCTGCTCACGGCCGGCGACCTCGCCCAGCGCGCCCACGTCACAACCGGCGCCGTGACGGGCATCGTCAACCGCCTCGAACGCGCCGGCTACGTCTCGCGCCGCCCCGACCCAACGGACCGCCGCCGTGTGCGCATCGCGGCACAGCCCCCCGCCGTCGCCCGGGTCCGGTCCCTCTACGAGCCCTTCTACGCCCGTCTCAACGGCCTCCTCGCGGAGTACTCCGCGGACGAAGTCGCCGTCCTGAACGACTTCTTCAGCCGGGCGGGCACCTTGATGGCGACGTACGTGGGGGGCTGCCCCGACCCCGACCCCGACCCCGACCCCGCCGCCACGGTGCCGCCCACGGCCTGA
- a CDS encoding HGxxPAAW family protein, which translates to MSAHLHDEGHTVAGWTGFVLAITGVTVVGAGVCAVSPLLWGSGAGLVLISVVVTWALHLAGWGKPPGRRPVGEWGWRVRDSSARSGHPGCVGCRLARRGRPMAAGRDVSGGPYARE; encoded by the coding sequence GTGAGCGCACATCTGCATGATGAAGGACATACCGTCGCCGGGTGGACCGGGTTCGTCCTCGCCATTACCGGGGTCACCGTGGTGGGCGCGGGCGTGTGTGCCGTGAGCCCCCTCTTATGGGGCAGTGGCGCGGGTCTGGTCCTGATCAGTGTGGTGGTCACCTGGGCACTGCATCTCGCCGGGTGGGGCAAGCCGCCCGGGCGCCGGCCCGTCGGGGAATGGGGATGGCGGGTGCGGGATTCCTCCGCTCGGAGCGGTCATCCCGGGTGCGTGGGGTGCCGGCTGGCGCGGCGGGGGCGGCCGATGGCGGCCGGTCGCGATGTCAGTGGCGGGCCGTACGCTCGCGAGTGA
- a CDS encoding DUF2797 domain-containing protein, translating to MAQVWRCSGLRWSADGPVLRWSGGRGSALPRGKRVDFGVVGDAVRTCVGARGHTCPLTAAVSGRSTGARCEECARLDRAHSVAADTIADDPRPYHVYLAWFGPGMVKVGITAVERGSARLLEQGAVCFSWLGRGPLMAARRTEELLRAALKVPDRIPYADKRAVRAELPGAGERVGEVAELHGRASRLDAWPESLDRLPFLGVDHFGVFGLEGLPPAEGVVRELVAGGSVSGELLAAAGPDLHLATERGVVVLDTRLMTGWELTGGGGGDGGGFTVPVRELRGARRDASVQDGLF from the coding sequence ATGGCACAGGTGTGGAGATGCTCGGGGCTGCGCTGGTCGGCGGACGGGCCCGTGCTGCGGTGGAGCGGTGGGCGGGGCAGTGCCCTGCCACGGGGAAAGCGGGTGGACTTTGGGGTGGTGGGGGATGCCGTACGGACGTGTGTGGGCGCCAGAGGGCATACGTGTCCCCTGACGGCGGCCGTGTCGGGGCGGAGTACGGGCGCCCGGTGCGAGGAGTGTGCGCGGCTGGACCGGGCGCACTCCGTGGCCGCCGACACCATCGCCGACGACCCGCGGCCGTACCACGTGTATCTCGCGTGGTTCGGGCCCGGAATGGTGAAGGTCGGGATCACCGCTGTCGAGCGGGGGTCCGCGCGGCTGCTGGAGCAGGGGGCCGTCTGCTTCAGCTGGCTCGGGCGGGGTCCGCTGATGGCCGCCCGGCGCACCGAGGAGCTGCTGCGGGCCGCGCTCAAGGTGCCCGACCGGATTCCGTACGCCGACAAGCGGGCGGTGCGGGCCGAGCTGCCGGGCGCCGGCGAACGGGTGGGCGAGGTCGCGGAGTTGCACGGGCGGGCCTCGCGGCTCGATGCGTGGCCCGAGTCGCTGGATCGGCTGCCGTTCCTGGGCGTCGACCACTTCGGGGTGTTCGGGCTGGAGGGGCTGCCGCCCGCTGAGGGGGTCGTACGCGAGCTGGTCGCGGGCGGCTCCGTGAGCGGGGAGCTGCTCGCCGCGGCCGGGCCCGATCTGCATCTGGCGACCGAGCGCGGCGTCGTCGTTCTCGATACGCGGTTGATGACCGGGTGGGAGCTGACCGGTGGGGGTGGTGGTGACGGTGGCGGATTCACCGTTCCTGTACGGGAGTTGAGAGGCGCCCGCCGGGACGCGTCCGTTCAGGACGGGTTGTTCTGA
- a CDS encoding antibiotic biosynthesis monooxygenase yields MSDQPVAPVVVSPVSPVASSVLSVVSPVAPVAPVAAHEPPYYAVVFTSVRTEGDNGYGETADRMGELVKEIPGFLGEDAARTPGGLGITVAYFRDLAAIDEWRNDMGHRAAKKYGREHWYERYSIHIAKVEHSHAFERADD; encoded by the coding sequence ATGAGCGATCAACCCGTTGCACCTGTCGTTGTTTCTCCCGTCTCCCCCGTCGCCTCTTCCGTCCTTTCCGTCGTCTCTCCTGTCGCCCCTGTCGCCCCTGTCGCCGCCCATGAACCCCCGTACTACGCCGTCGTCTTCACCTCCGTGCGGACCGAGGGGGACAACGGATACGGCGAGACCGCCGACCGTATGGGGGAGCTGGTCAAGGAGATCCCCGGGTTTCTCGGCGAGGACGCCGCCCGCACGCCCGGCGGGCTCGGGATCACCGTCGCGTACTTCCGGGACCTCGCCGCCATCGATGAGTGGAGGAACGACATGGGGCACCGCGCCGCCAAGAAGTACGGACGCGAGCACTGGTACGAGCGGTACAGCATCCACATCGCCAAGGTCGAGCACAGCCACGCTTTCGAGCGTGCCGATGACTGA
- a CDS encoding amidohydrolase family protein → MTEPTQRAEADEAAEAAEVRRFWERLGLPGLVDVHTHFMPERVLHKVWEYFDALGPLTGGVEWPITYRREEAERAALLREFGVRAFTAMLYPHKAGMAQWLNSWAVDFARRTPDCLHTATLFPEPGVEAYVREAVEAGARVFKAHVQVGAYDPGDQLLDSAWGLLAEAGIPVVIHCGSGPAPGKHTGPEPVARVLARHPRLRLVVAHLGMPEYGDFLALAERYSEVRLDTTMAFTDFSERFAPFPHEELARLADLGDRVLLGTDFPNIPYPYVHQLHVLERLGLGDDWLRAVCHDNGARLFTLAG, encoded by the coding sequence ATGACTGAGCCGACGCAGAGGGCGGAGGCGGACGAGGCGGCCGAGGCGGCTGAAGTCCGCCGGTTCTGGGAGCGGCTCGGGCTTCCCGGTCTCGTCGACGTCCACACGCACTTCATGCCCGAGCGCGTACTGCACAAGGTGTGGGAGTACTTCGACGCGCTGGGCCCGCTCACGGGCGGCGTCGAGTGGCCGATCACGTACCGGCGGGAAGAAGCCGAACGAGCCGCGCTGCTGCGGGAGTTCGGGGTGCGGGCCTTCACCGCCATGCTCTATCCGCACAAGGCCGGCATGGCGCAGTGGCTCAACTCCTGGGCCGTCGACTTCGCCCGCCGTACGCCCGACTGCCTGCACACGGCGACCCTCTTCCCCGAGCCGGGCGTCGAGGCGTATGTACGGGAGGCCGTCGAGGCGGGGGCGCGGGTCTTCAAGGCGCACGTACAGGTGGGCGCGTACGACCCGGGGGACCAACTCCTCGACTCCGCCTGGGGACTGCTCGCCGAGGCCGGCATCCCGGTGGTGATCCACTGCGGGTCGGGGCCCGCGCCCGGCAAGCACACCGGCCCCGAGCCCGTCGCCCGCGTGCTGGCCCGGCACCCCCGGCTGCGGCTCGTCGTCGCGCACCTGGGCATGCCCGAGTACGGCGACTTCCTGGCGCTCGCCGAGCGGTACAGCGAGGTGCGGCTCGACACGACGATGGCGTTCACCGACTTCAGTGAGCGGTTCGCGCCGTTCCCGCACGAGGAGCTGGCCCGGCTCGCCGACCTCGGCGACCGCGTCCTGCTGGGCACCGACTTCCCGAACATCCCGTATCCGTACGTCCACCAGCTGCACGTCCTGGAGCGGCTCGGGCTGGGCGACGACTGGCTCCGGGCGGTGTGCCACGACAACGGGGCGCGCCTCTTCACGCTCGCCGGGTGA
- a CDS encoding response regulator transcription factor produces MTTTSPQGRTELLRPDGSPVRVLVVDDELSITELLSMALRYEGWQIRSAGDGTGAVQTAREFRPDAVVLDMMLPDMDGLTVLGRLRRELPEVPVLFLTAKDAVEDRIAGLTAGGDDYVTKPFSLEEVVARLRGLIRRSGAADRRSDSVLVVGDLTLDEDSHEVSRGGENIHLTATEFELLRFLMRNPRRVLSKAQILDRVWSYDFGGQANVVELYISYLRRKIDAGREPMIHTRRGAGYLIKPAAS; encoded by the coding sequence ATGACCACGACCTCGCCCCAGGGGCGCACCGAACTGCTGAGGCCGGACGGGAGCCCCGTCCGAGTGCTTGTGGTGGACGACGAGCTGTCGATCACCGAGCTGCTGTCCATGGCCCTTCGCTACGAAGGCTGGCAGATCCGCAGCGCGGGTGACGGGACCGGTGCGGTGCAGACCGCGCGCGAGTTCCGGCCCGACGCCGTGGTGCTCGACATGATGCTGCCCGACATGGACGGGCTGACGGTGCTCGGCCGTCTGCGGCGCGAGCTGCCCGAGGTTCCCGTGCTCTTCCTGACGGCCAAGGACGCCGTCGAGGACCGTATCGCCGGGCTCACCGCCGGTGGCGACGACTACGTCACCAAGCCGTTCAGCCTCGAAGAGGTCGTGGCCCGGCTGCGCGGGTTGATCCGCCGCTCCGGTGCCGCCGACCGGCGCTCCGACTCCGTACTCGTCGTCGGGGACCTCACCCTCGACGAGGACAGCCATGAGGTCTCGCGCGGCGGGGAGAACATCCACCTCACCGCGACCGAGTTCGAGCTGCTGCGCTTCCTGATGCGCAACCCACGGCGCGTGCTCAGCAAGGCGCAGATCCTCGACCGCGTGTGGTCGTACGACTTCGGCGGCCAGGCCAACGTGGTCGAGCTGTACATCTCGTATCTGCGCCGGAAGATAGACGCCGGACGTGAGCCGATGATCCACACCCGGCGCGGTGCCGGTTATCTGATCAAGCCCGCCGCGTCATGA